In Candidatus Promineifilum breve, one genomic interval encodes:
- the ftsZ gene encoding cell division protein FtsZ, with amino-acid sequence MQSRTNTDCAASIRVIGVGGAGSNAVNRMIAEGVKGVDFIAVNTDNQALSLSDAPVRVRIGDKLTRGLGAGGFPDQGEKAAGESINEIQAVLQGADMVFVTAGMGGGTGTGAAPVVARAAREIGALTIGVVTRPFHFEGSKRALSAERGIEQLQQHVDTLIVIPNDRLLDITNKRMPLYESFQLADDVLRQGIQGITELITVPGLINLDFADVKTIMSQGGAALMAVGRGTGEDRARIAAEQAISSRLLDVTIDGAQGVLFNITGGATLSLYEVNQAAEVIRETTHPDANVIFGAVIDETMGDEIRITVIATRFDQTNVRRQMLQHNDTGLFETAARQARPPEPMPRPPERIVEPAPAELIPRFAPGNLDVPAFLRRK; translated from the coding sequence ATGCAATCAAGAACGAATACGGATTGTGCCGCCAGCATCCGTGTTATCGGAGTCGGAGGAGCAGGCAGTAATGCGGTCAACCGCATGATCGCCGAAGGTGTCAAGGGCGTCGATTTTATCGCCGTCAACACAGACAACCAGGCTCTCTCCCTTTCTGATGCACCGGTTCGCGTGCGCATCGGCGACAAACTGACCAGAGGCCTGGGCGCGGGAGGGTTCCCCGATCAGGGCGAAAAAGCGGCCGGTGAATCGATCAACGAGATTCAGGCCGTCCTCCAAGGCGCGGATATGGTGTTCGTCACCGCCGGCATGGGCGGCGGCACGGGCACCGGGGCCGCCCCGGTGGTGGCCCGCGCCGCCCGCGAGATCGGCGCGCTGACCATTGGCGTCGTTACCCGCCCCTTCCACTTCGAAGGGAGCAAGCGGGCGCTATCGGCCGAGCGCGGCATCGAGCAGCTCCAGCAACACGTCGATACGCTGATCGTCATTCCCAATGACCGGCTGCTGGACATCACCAACAAGCGCATGCCGCTCTATGAATCCTTCCAGTTGGCCGACGACGTGCTGCGGCAGGGCATTCAGGGCATCACCGAACTTATCACCGTGCCCGGCCTAATCAACCTCGACTTCGCCGACGTGAAGACGATTATGAGCCAGGGCGGCGCGGCACTGATGGCCGTGGGGCGCGGCACCGGCGAAGACCGGGCGCGCATCGCCGCCGAGCAGGCCATCAGTTCGCGTCTGTTGGACGTGACCATCGACGGCGCGCAGGGCGTATTGTTCAACATCACCGGCGGGGCGACGCTCAGCCTCTATGAGGTCAATCAGGCGGCCGAAGTCATCCGCGAGACGACCCACCCCGACGCCAACGTCATCTTCGGCGCGGTGATTGACGAGACCATGGGCGACGAAATCCGCATCACGGTCATCGCCACCCGCTTCGACCAGACCAACGTGCGCCGCCAGATGCTGCAACACAACGACACCGGCCTGTTCGAGACCGCCGCCCGTCAGGCGCGCCCGCCCGAACCGATGCCACGGCCGCCGGAGCGCATTGTGGAGCCGGCCCCGGCTGAACTCATCCCGCGCTTCGCCCCCGGCAATCTCGACGTGCCGGCCTTCTTGCGCCGCAAATAA